One genomic window of Thermococcus indicus includes the following:
- a CDS encoding ATP-binding protein codes for MQFIDREREMKVLEREWENRPSFVVLYGRRRVGKTRLLREFSRGRKTFFFTFPEAIKEVQMREFKRAIASFLGDELILKVETDNWLDLLNYLAGSVDGCLIVLDEFTYAIKSDRKILSDLQRVWDGVLSEKNVMLVISGSLLGMMWDDVLSHASPLYGRRTRSIHLKPLNYLNALKFFDDKTYGIKAYMLVGGIPPYLRLASRYSSVEEFIGEEFLSDYGLFYDEPYVILGEELRELKTYFSILRAIAEGNRRLERIANYLGLPARSVYPYLETLMRLGFVEKETPILGSRKVSLYKISDPVLLSWFLLVYPQMVDIASGTAKLDDLYRVFSVRFEDLAREFLLLKRPIEFETLGRWWFRGEEIDIVVLNGNTATLIEVKWKELSERDARGVLRELESKAKLVRFDGSFQFGIIARVIENKDGLREEGYLAWDLEDFF; via the coding sequence GTGCAGTTCATAGATCGCGAGAGAGAAATGAAAGTTCTCGAAAGGGAGTGGGAGAACAGGCCGTCTTTCGTGGTTCTCTACGGCAGGCGAAGGGTTGGAAAGACAAGGCTTCTGAGGGAGTTTTCCAGAGGCAGGAAGACGTTCTTCTTCACGTTTCCCGAGGCCATCAAAGAGGTCCAGATGAGGGAGTTCAAGCGTGCGATTGCCTCATTCCTTGGAGACGAGCTAATCTTGAAAGTCGAGACGGATAACTGGCTCGACTTGCTCAACTACCTCGCCGGGAGTGTTGATGGCTGCTTAATAGTCCTCGACGAGTTCACCTACGCCATAAAGTCCGACCGAAAGATCCTCAGCGACCTTCAGAGGGTATGGGATGGGGTTCTGAGCGAGAAGAACGTCATGCTCGTGATATCTGGCTCTCTGCTTGGCATGATGTGGGACGATGTTCTAAGCCACGCGTCGCCCCTCTACGGGAGGAGGACGAGGAGCATTCACCTCAAGCCACTGAACTACCTCAATGCCCTGAAGTTCTTTGACGATAAGACCTACGGTATAAAAGCTTACATGCTCGTCGGGGGGATTCCACCCTATCTGAGGCTCGCCTCGCGTTATTCCTCAGTTGAAGAGTTCATTGGGGAGGAGTTCCTGAGCGACTACGGCCTCTTCTACGACGAGCCATACGTTATCCTCGGCGAGGAGCTGAGGGAGCTGAAGACCTACTTCTCAATCCTCAGGGCAATCGCCGAAGGAAACAGAAGGCTCGAGCGGATTGCCAACTACCTCGGCCTTCCCGCAAGGAGCGTTTACCCCTATCTCGAAACGCTGATGAGGCTCGGGTTCGTTGAGAAAGAAACCCCAATCCTCGGGAGCAGGAAGGTGAGCCTTTACAAAATAAGCGACCCGGTTCTACTGAGCTGGTTCCTTCTGGTTTATCCCCAGATGGTCGATATTGCCTCGGGAACTGCCAAGCTCGACGACCTCTACAGGGTCTTTTCGGTTCGCTTCGAGGACCTGGCAAGGGAGTTTCTCCTCCTCAAAAGGCCGATTGAGTTCGAGACCCTCGGCAGATGGTGGTTCAGGGGAGAGGAGATCGACATCGTGGTCCTGAATGGGAACACCGCAACGCTGATTGAGGTCAAATGGAAGGAGTTGAGCGAGAGGGACGCGAGGGGGGTTTTAAGGGAACTGGAGAGTAAAGCAAAGCTTGTCCGCTTTGATGGAAGTTTCCAGTTTGGCATTATTGCGCGGGTGATTGAGAACAAGGATGGGCTGAGGGAGGAAGGATACTTGGCTTGGGATTTAGAGGACTTCTTCTGA
- a CDS encoding AAA family ATPase, protein MLFNPKPKMRREELYDREEELSLIENSIEKGLPLVVLLGIRRLGKSSLLNVALNELSYRSVKIDARKVYSEFGSAPKEAIGKLILEGYLKGSTKERAKEALKSLKGVRIGGLGIELSVDRSVSLHEVLERIDTIGERFIIAIDEAQYLRFSNSRYAELIAWAMDELQNVSFILTGSEIGLLEDFLGLHDPESALFGRAHREIRLKRFERRQSRDFLRQGFEEIGLNVPEDEIEEAVGELDGIVGWLTLYGYNRYLGMSHREALNRLKEDARRLILAEFSALKKLSHRYELAMRAVANGKHRWKEIKETVELLEGKRIDDKNFSNVLNSLVRYGYLEKTVEGYFIPDPLVEHAFR, encoded by the coding sequence ATGCTGTTCAACCCTAAACCCAAGATGAGAAGGGAGGAGCTATATGACCGCGAGGAGGAGCTTTCTCTGATTGAAAACTCGATAGAGAAGGGTCTGCCACTCGTTGTACTCCTTGGGATCAGGCGTCTCGGCAAGAGCTCCCTTCTGAACGTTGCACTGAACGAGCTCTCTTACAGGAGCGTTAAGATCGATGCGAGAAAGGTGTACTCCGAGTTCGGAAGCGCTCCAAAGGAGGCCATCGGAAAGCTCATACTTGAGGGTTACCTCAAGGGCTCCACGAAGGAACGTGCCAAAGAAGCATTGAAATCCCTCAAGGGGGTTCGCATTGGGGGTCTGGGGATAGAACTGAGCGTTGATAGGAGTGTGAGTCTCCACGAGGTCCTTGAACGCATAGACACCATCGGGGAGCGCTTCATAATAGCCATCGACGAGGCCCAGTACCTGAGGTTCTCGAACTCAAGGTACGCGGAGCTAATAGCCTGGGCGATGGACGAACTTCAAAACGTGAGCTTCATCTTGACTGGCTCGGAGATAGGTCTGCTGGAGGATTTTTTGGGCCTTCATGACCCAGAATCAGCCCTCTTCGGGAGGGCCCACAGGGAGATAAGACTGAAAAGGTTTGAGAGGAGGCAGAGCAGAGATTTCCTCAGGCAAGGTTTTGAGGAAATAGGGCTGAACGTCCCGGAAGATGAAATCGAGGAAGCTGTTGGCGAACTCGACGGAATAGTTGGCTGGCTGACCCTCTACGGCTACAATCGCTACCTTGGGATGTCCCACAGGGAAGCCCTGAACAGGCTCAAAGAGGACGCGAGAAGACTAATCCTCGCAGAATTCTCGGCCCTAAAAAAGCTCTCCCACCGCTACGAGCTGGCAATGAGGGCCGTGGCAAACGGAAAACACCGCTGGAAGGAGATAAAGGAGACCGTAGAGCTCCTTGAGGGAAAGAGAATAGACGATAAGAACTTCTCCAACGTCCTCAACAGCCTCGTCCGCTACGGCTATCTGGAAAAGACGGTTGAGGGCTACTTTATCCCTGACCCACTGGTGGAGCACGCCTTTAGGTAG
- a CDS encoding M20/M25/M40 family metallo-hydrolase, which produces MKTERAKEILLQLLRIPSPSGEEDRIMLHIMEFLHKLDYDVHIESDGQIIDLVVNPEAELFYEVHIDTIPIRAEPFVRGNIVYGTGSSDIKGGAAAILLMLENLRKEGKDLNVGIVFVSDEEHGGRGSALFMERYKPKMAVVLEPTDLEVHIAHAGNIEAYFEVDGKEAHGACPESGVNAIEETYKMLEEMKKLEPFKAKGKYFDPHIGIQELVCENPVYLIPALCRGRLEARLLPDQEVEDILDLLDPIFDEYTLKYEYTEIWDGYELEPDEEIVQLAKKAMEVTEIDEFGGMRSWTDAINFMYNGTRTIVFGPGNLDISHTKNEHIDVRDVVTASEFLKALNEIYGKAE; this is translated from the coding sequence ATGAAAACCGAGCGCGCGAAGGAGATACTCCTTCAGCTTTTGAGAATACCCTCCCCCTCCGGAGAGGAAGACAGGATAATGCTCCATATCATGGAGTTCCTCCACAAGCTCGACTACGACGTCCACATCGAGAGCGACGGGCAGATAATAGACCTCGTCGTGAACCCTGAGGCCGAGCTCTTCTACGAGGTTCACATCGACACGATACCGATCCGCGCGGAGCCATTCGTGAGGGGCAACATCGTCTACGGAACTGGCTCGAGCGACATAAAGGGCGGTGCCGCTGCGATACTACTCATGCTTGAGAACCTCCGCAAGGAAGGAAAGGACCTCAACGTCGGCATCGTCTTCGTCAGCGATGAGGAGCACGGCGGGAGAGGAAGCGCGCTCTTTATGGAGCGCTACAAGCCAAAGATGGCCGTTGTCCTCGAGCCGACCGACTTGGAGGTTCACATCGCCCACGCCGGCAACATAGAAGCGTATTTCGAGGTGGACGGCAAAGAAGCCCACGGCGCCTGTCCGGAGAGCGGTGTCAACGCCATAGAGGAAACTTACAAGATGTTGGAGGAGATGAAGAAGCTGGAACCCTTTAAGGCCAAGGGCAAGTATTTCGACCCTCACATCGGCATCCAGGAGCTCGTCTGCGAGAACCCAGTCTACCTCATCCCGGCCCTCTGCAGGGGAAGATTGGAGGCTCGCCTCCTCCCTGACCAGGAAGTCGAGGACATTCTCGACCTGCTCGACCCGATATTCGACGAGTACACCCTGAAGTACGAGTACACCGAGATATGGGACGGCTACGAGCTCGAACCGGACGAGGAGATCGTCCAGCTGGCGAAAAAGGCGATGGAGGTTACCGAGATAGACGAGTTCGGCGGAATGCGGAGCTGGACGGATGCCATAAACTTCATGTACAACGGAACCAGAACCATAGTCTTTGGCCCGGGCAACCTCGACATATCGCACACCAAGAACGAGCACATCGACGTCAGGGACGTTGTCACTGCCAGCGAGTTCTTGAAGGCTTTGAACGAGATTTACGGGAAGGCCGAGTGA
- a CDS encoding AAA family ATPase, which translates to MFTLFSTRPVRKEGELFGEAHKKAIEMLWEAIQNGEFVAVLGPRRVGKTSVINVFLNKYGSRFYYLYYDLAFGMGRGAISYTELTPVKLRIPQRKLEYSALLNLGIVKMDVRPGSIVEFQNAFLGLLRFLNKKGTKTIIVFDEAQVLPRFTPLNMLGLLQTISDSFENISVVLTGSMPGLLERMINPSGEKPFFARYVERINIERWNAEEGFEYLRRGLPSAEPEELREATTELSGVPGFLAYYGKLRTKGLSHSRALEETMNYAVRLWSEDLRNFIRIYHSPGYIVALKRVAKGPSSGTSTEEIITEVKAVLGLSEVRIKNILRNLVDAGLLLRPRRGRYVIPERPLRKAVLRFSLRTF; encoded by the coding sequence GTGTTTACGTTGTTCAGCACACGGCCCGTGAGAAAAGAGGGGGAGCTGTTTGGCGAGGCACATAAGAAAGCCATTGAGATGCTTTGGGAAGCTATCCAGAACGGGGAGTTTGTGGCGGTTCTCGGGCCCAGACGGGTGGGAAAGACCAGCGTCATAAACGTTTTCCTGAACAAGTACGGTTCGAGATTTTACTATCTGTACTACGACCTTGCTTTTGGGATGGGGCGGGGAGCAATAAGCTATACAGAGCTGACACCAGTCAAACTCAGGATTCCCCAGAGAAAACTTGAGTATTCGGCTTTATTGAACTTGGGTATCGTTAAAATGGACGTCCGCCCGGGGAGCATCGTGGAGTTCCAGAACGCGTTTTTGGGCCTCTTAAGGTTTCTAAACAAAAAGGGAACAAAAACCATAATCGTTTTTGATGAAGCCCAGGTTCTTCCACGATTCACACCCCTAAACATGCTCGGATTGCTCCAGACGATCTCAGACTCATTCGAGAACATCTCCGTTGTTCTCACTGGTTCAATGCCAGGCCTCCTTGAAAGGATGATAAACCCAAGCGGGGAGAAGCCTTTCTTTGCCAGGTATGTGGAGAGAATCAACATAGAACGCTGGAACGCCGAGGAAGGTTTTGAGTACCTAAGGCGGGGCCTGCCCAGCGCTGAACCGGAGGAGCTGAGAGAAGCCACCACCGAACTCTCGGGGGTTCCTGGATTTCTCGCGTACTACGGAAAACTGAGGACAAAGGGCCTGTCCCATTCCCGGGCCCTTGAGGAGACCATGAACTACGCGGTCAGGCTTTGGAGCGAGGACCTGAGAAACTTTATCCGGATATACCATTCCCCGGGCTACATCGTCGCGCTCAAGAGGGTTGCCAAGGGACCTTCCTCCGGAACGAGCACGGAGGAGATAATAACCGAGGTGAAGGCAGTTCTCGGGCTCTCGGAGGTGAGAATAAAGAACATACTAAGAAACCTCGTGGATGCGGGTTTGCTTCTCCGCCCAAGAAGGGGCCGTTATGTAATTCCCGAAAGGCCGCTCAGGAAAGCCGTTCTCAGGTTCAGCCTCCGAACCTTTTAA